In the Meiothermus sp. CFH 77666 genome, GTCGGGCTCGCGGCCATTGACGGGGGCGCTAAAGGCAATGGCAGGAATGCCGAGCAGTGCGGCCTGCTTGGCGGCGGCCACCGTGCCGGAATGCCAGATTTCGTTGCCCAGGTTGGAGCCCAGGTTGATACCCGATAGCACCAGGTCTACCTTGTCCCAGTGGTGGGTGCCCAGGGCCACGCAGTCGGCAGGGGTGCCGTTCACGCGGTAGGCCTCGAGGCCCCCCAGCGGCGTGGCTCGGTAGTGCAGGGGGCGGGAAATGGTGATGGCGTGGCCCATGGCGGACTGCTCCACATCGGGCGCGACCACCCGCACCTCGCCAAAAGCCGTTGCCACCTCGGCCAGGGCCAGAAGCCCAGGGCTGTAGATACCGTCGTCGTTGGTCACCAGGATTCGCATAGAAAACCTCTCCAAAAGAGAGGGTTGCGCCCATGCGTCAGGACAGGGTCAGGCGGGTCAGCCAAATGTCAGGAGGCGTACCAAGCGGCCCTGACAAAAGGGTTTTAATCTCAAGTAAACGATGGTCAGTGTGCTGATTCCCACCTACAATCGGCCCCAGTTCTTGCTGCGGGCCTTGCGCTCGCTCCAGCTTCAGCTTTACCCCGACTGGGAAGCGGTGGTGGTGGACGATGGCGACGGCTCGGGCATCCTGGCCGCCCACAGCCTGCGCGACCCCCGCATCCTGGGGGTTCGCAACGAGGGGCGGGGGCAGGTGCACGCCCGCAACACCGGGCTGTCCCATGCCACCGGCTCGATAATTGCCCTGCTCGACGACGACGACTGGTGGCTCGACCCCACCCACCTGTACCGGGTGGTGCGGGCCCTCCGAGCGCAGGCCGGGCTGGTCTACCGGGGCGGCTACCTGGTTTTGGAGCGCGACGGTCTGGAACTCGAGCGCATCCCCTTCGACCTCAAAGCCAGCCCCTTCTCGCTCCGCACCGACAACCACCTGCTCGCCACCGGCGCGGCCTATCCGCGCTTTTTGCACGACGAGCTGGGCCCCTTCGACCCCGAGATGGCCGACTACTGGGACTGGGACTGGTATCTGCGCGTGACCTCGGCGGGCTACCCGCTCATTCAGCTTCCCGGCAGGGGCGTTGCGGTTTCCATGCACGGAGCCAATATGTCCTATGCCGCCCGCCAGGGGGAGCGCCAGCAAAACCTCGAGCGGCTCTCGAGCAAACACGGCCTGGGCAGGCTCGAGCTCAAAGACCACCGCATCATCGCCGGTGCTGCCTGAACTTTCCACGTAAAAAAGCTCCTCAGATTACCC is a window encoding:
- the surE gene encoding 5'/3'-nucleotidase SurE, encoding MRILVTNDDGIYSPGLLALAEVATAFGEVRVVAPDVEQSAMGHAITISRPLHYRATPLGGLEAYRVNGTPADCVALGTHHWDKVDLVLSGINLGSNLGNEIWHSGTVAAAKQAALLGIPAIAFSAPVNGREPDFEALKPWVGRVLEALLREHRPFLINVNLPTKPKGILWARQSVRMYEGRIVPGTDPMGREHFWFAAYPDHEPEEGTDRWAVGHNFIALTPLRLDLTDEARLSQAFQLAASAD
- a CDS encoding glycosyltransferase; the encoded protein is MVSVLIPTYNRPQFLLRALRSLQLQLYPDWEAVVVDDGDGSGILAAHSLRDPRILGVRNEGRGQVHARNTGLSHATGSIIALLDDDDWWLDPTHLYRVVRALRAQAGLVYRGGYLVLERDGLELERIPFDLKASPFSLRTDNHLLATGAAYPRFLHDELGPFDPEMADYWDWDWYLRVTSAGYPLIQLPGRGVAVSMHGANMSYAARQGERQQNLERLSSKHGLGRLELKDHRIIAGAA